GCCAGATTGGGATTAAGAGGGTTTGATCGATGCTTTCATTTTCCCCGAGATCCTCTCAGGCCTCCAGATTATAGAAAGAAAAACCGCACTGGCATTCTCCTTTCAAAGATGacttctagggaattccctgccagtccagtggttagagattcgaggctttcactgctgagggtgcagatttgatctctgatcggggaactaagatggcACAAACtgtatggtgcagccaaaaaaaaaaaaaaaacaaccctggaAATAATGGGGAGAGGGCACTTTAAGAGAGAGAAGTGGCCCCAAACACTCTCTAACAAGCACCAGCCGAGTGTGTCTTTCTCCCGACAGTAAACCCTAGGGCCCGGGTCTTTCTAAATTCACGCTGTCGCTAGTGCctacaacagtgcctggcacataggtgCTCAGGAAGTAGTTGTTGAATAGATGGAGCCAGGTATTAGTGCTTCAGCTTTGATGACTTGTAGCGGTGCCCCTCTTCCCATAGGAAAGATGCCTGCAAGTGGGCCAGGCAGGGATGGGGGCTTCAAGGAGAAACACAAACCTCCAGCTTTGCTCCCTTCTCTATTAGCCATGCACATTGGAGACAGAATTTCAAAAATCTCCAAGACAGGAAGCAGAAAAAAGCCAGTTCCATTTCTCCAAACCACCTACCTCATCTCCCCGCATTGCTAGGGTCTTAAACATGTTACAATCCCTGTCTGACCCGATACACATGGCTCTGAAGGATCCCATCAGGAATGATTTGTCAATGTAAGCATTCTCTacttatctattatatatatccaGATGTTATTAGATGTTTAATCAAAAGTATTTGTATTAAGGATATAGATATCACATTTTCAACAGTTCTCTACGATTAGTACATCTTCTCATACATTGAAAGAATATGGTGTTTGaactaaaaacatttttcaaatgactTAAAATTCTCATAGTTCTTTCAACAACGTCTTCCTGATGTAATAAACCACAGCAAAAGTGACTCTAACAAGGGTGGaggattgtcatactgagtaaagtatgtcagacagagaaggagaaatattgtatgacatcacttatatgaaggatctaaaaagaaattgtacaaatgagcttatttacaaaaaagaTATAGCTCTACGGACTTCGAGAAtgaattcaaaatggataacctacAAGGACGTACTGTATATAGcgcagagaactctgctcaatgttatgtggcagcctggatgggagaggagtttgggggagaatggatacgtgcatATGTctgactgagtccctttgttgtccacctgaagctatcacaacattgttaatcagctatccttcagtataaaataaagtgtttttaaaatagtgGACTATTTTGGAGAGCATTTGTGTGTAAGAAAAGACACAGCATTTGAGTCTCTTTAGAAAATCTGATGCTAAATAACCCCTAGAGCCCAGTCACTGCTATGAAGGCCAAGGCACGGGTAGCCACGGGTAGCCACCTCCCCATTGGCTGCAGGGGACTCGCCCAGATGTCTGGCTTTCACATAAAAGACAGGAAGCACTGAAGTCAGTCTCCACTTCCACTCAAAGGGCGAAagcaaaaacagcaaaagagatggcaagactgtTGTTCCTTTTCCTCCCAGGTCTTGTGGCCATATGTGCCGTGCATGGAATATTTATGGACAGACTTGCCTCCAAGAAGCTGTGTGCAGATGATGAGTGTGTCTGTAAGGACTTTTTTATGCCTTTTATTACCTTTCTattatataattgaaaaaaagatATCCACTAATAGCGTAGAATCTAATTGTATTTGGAAGTGAATCTTCTCTAATGTGCATGCGATTAGCGTCAGTTCTCCCGGTCTGTGCCTTTTGTGTCTCAGCATGAAGAATTCACTTGGCTAAGATTCTGTTGGATGCTGCTTTAATAACCTTAGTTATCTTCTGGAATTGAATGTGAGCTATAAACCAGGAGGTGTTAGTCACTGTGATTTCCTAGTCTTCTGATATGCTCTGCGGTTTTTACTGTTATAAAACCCAGGAGTCAATGCTTTCTTCTTCTGGATACTATTTCATGGTTTTTTCTTCCAGATACTATTTCTCTGGCCAGAGCTCAAGAAGATTACAATGCTCCAGACTGTAGATTCATTAACGTTAAAAAAGGGCAGCGGATCTATGTTTACTCAAAGCtggtaaaagaaaatgaagctggAGAATTCTGGGCTGGCAGCGTAAGACgagattatttaaaatacataaactatCTTGACACATGTTGCCCTTAACTTTTCCTCTGTTACCTATCTTCGAtgccttttaatatttaaaactaacTGTTAAGAACAGTAGAGAAGCTGTGGCTATGCAAAACTTCATGTATATTTGCTTTCATTGCATtttaaagaaacaaggaaaacttCATCACAAAACCCAGTGTAGGTTTATCTGCTGTTTTGGCAAGAAAATCTAGTTGAACACATGGGGGTGTGAACATCCCAAAGAGTTTGAATCTTATTcaaaaatacttgagtggatttGCCAAGTAAAAGGCATGTGTGCTGGCAGTCAGGCtacatttcaatatttttaaggaTACTTTAGCACCCTCTTTCACTCCAAAGAATCTGCTTTCTTCAGTTAGAACGCACAGGGGTGGGCCCTGGGGAGGGATGAAGCTGAACTGATTTACTGTCCTCCACTGCAGCTCCAGCTCCAGAGATGTATTCTCAAGTAGTGAAGAATTAAATCTGAGATGCACTCAAGAATCTGttcacttgaatttttaaaaatggggagaatcctttaaaagttctttaaaataacagtgtctatttacttaaaaaaaaaaagtaaaagatacaGACTTCATTTATGGGTTCCAAAAAAGATTTCTGGGCAGCTCACAGATTGCACACTGAGACGCTCAAGTGGCAGACCGGTAAGAGTGGGCCACGAAAGAACAGACACGCAGTTTCTGTGGGTTGACTTAGTTACTGTGAGTGAACTTCAGATTTGGGTTTGTACCCCCCAGAATCCAGACTGAGAAGCAAGGCATTGGTAGTTATATGATTCCCATGGACAACAAAGAGGATGCCTGAGGGTTTCTAAAGAGTATCACGTCCGCTCTCTGTTACATTTCTGGGCACTCAGGTCTATGCCAATCAGTCTGAGGATGAAATGGGAACCGTGGGTTATTTTCCCAGCAACTTGGTCCAGGAACAACATGTGTACCAagaagccaccaaggaagttcctacCACGGTAAGCGTctctggggctggggagaggggagaggactcAGAATGTAGATGTAGGCAGGTGTACAAAGATGCATCACGCAACTTACAAACTGCGTAGAGTAAAGCTCCTCACTTCCAAGGGTGGCATCTCTAGACAACAAGACTTGGGAGAGCATTTATACCTATTATCAATGTTGAAAGCTTAGTGAACTCTGTCACTAGAGAAAGTGTTTTAGTTGTAGGTTATCCTGGAAATGACTCCACGTCACAAAGAAAGAAGCCAAAATAGTATTAACTGAGTCTTACTGACAGGCTCACTTATCAACTAAACACTTGGTCTGAGAAAAATATCAGCACctgtatttattctttgtttaataaaatcaaaacatTCTGGAAAAAATTTGAATGCCTATTTTTGTGATAGAGAGACTCTACTTATGTATGAAAAAGAATTGTACTTTTCCTAATGCCCTGGGGTCTTGTATAaccagaacagaaataaaagatCCTTTTTGAGTGATTTTGCAaggtgattatttttaaatagttcttcTGGAGCTAATCGCTATgcaaaaaaactttaaaacattgaCCAGCCTACACAAATGCAACTCATTTGTCATCATGTCTTAGCATTGAACTTGAATGTGTCAAAGAATCATAAATTAAAAGTGTATTtgagaattttcattttaagtaGTTTTTGAGTGAAAGTAAAACTTGTGTCATACTCTCGGGGTTCAATCTTTACTTATTAACTCCAAATTTCCCTTTGATTACGTATGATTTTAAATAAAGGatctacatctttttttttttttttttggtcctgcaTGCTCAGCTCAGTCTTTTTtcgctttttttttaatcccctagGATATTGACTTCTTCTGCGAGTAAGAAGTTGGACAAATTCGCCGATAGAAAGCAAActtcagaaataaaggaaaaaaaaaaaaacctgtccctGTTTTCTGACTTTTGTTTCAGGGGTTTGACTTGGGCCTGGAGATGGCAGataaaggggaggggagaggagagggtgaaggaggaagaaggaaaggaaatgggaGGGGGAGTGTTCTCCTGGTCTGGTCTTCCAGACTACCTGGAACTGGATGGTGTTTGCCTCAGATGGGTGAGTTGAAAGCAGAGGATTATTTTTTCAGCCTAGAGCCTTCTCTTACAAAGGGATCAAATAGAAGATggttcatttatagttatttctAAATAGTAATTCTTCCCAGCTCTTTGGATCCTTGAATAAACTTAAGGTCGTGATTCTCTTTTTTGGACATGATGTCTTCTACTAGTCTCTCTGGCTAACTGCAGTATTATAATGTACCCCAATGGACATAATATTTGATGCCTTTGGGGTGTGAAGCTGCTGGAGGAGAAAGAACTGTTTGGACTATgcttctaaatttctttttttaaaatgtctcacaAATTATTTCAGTTGGATAACTTTACTTTCTAAACAATAAATTTATCTCTCcccaaattttaaataatgtaaaattttaatttcaataaattttcattttaatagagtttaaataattgtaaatttaaacttttaatttttaaattagtttaagTGGTGGGGTACTTTATgaaatatttgtaatataataATTTCCCCTTATTATGTGCTATTACTGGATATTATTCAAGCTTcaaatcaaaaaatttttaaaaagtctgtgggttattttgtccatttttatttcaactttGAATATCCTCTTCCCTAAGTCGAGGGTAATATGTTAAGAGATCTGGTGAGGGGATACAGGTTTGGTGATCCTGATGGACTCACAAGTTTTTCCACAGTTAACTGGAAATCAGATTTGGTTATGTGTTACTAATGTAATTCTTTTGATGTAGTcatgagcttttgtttgtttgtttacatgtAATTAAAATGCCTGTGCTACATGCAAAATTTTCACAATTTCtgagttaaaaatatttaaaaacactttcAGCTTGAGGAATAGAAAGTCTGGGAGGTGAGAGTTGGGAATGAGATTTGTTCCCGTTTTCTTGAGTCTGATCATTCCACAAGCGTAGAGAGGAGGATTTTTAGGACAGGTTGGAGACTTGGACCCCAGGGTCATTTTATAGCTGTGTCCACTGTGACTTTGGGTGAATATGTTTTTGCCAAACTCTTATGGACGTCAGTCAAATAAAATGGTAACCCCCCTGAGAAAAAGCCCCTTAAACCCAAACctacctttttcttcttttttttctctcactttatTCCTAAAATGTTTCAGGCAGCATCTAGATCTCTCAACACAATATTTACCCAACCTCTGTTTCTATCTGCCTGTTACTTGCTGGCCTCCCCTGATTCCAGATACCCCATCACCTCTCAAGACATCCAGCACCCCCACTGTGCCCTCAGTCTACCCAGAACCCCCATCTGCCCAGGCTCAGGCATCCAGCTTCACTCCTCAGGCACAGGGCTTCCAGCTGTAGGCTCCCTCCTGGCACAAATCTGCTCCCACCCTCAGGACTGGTCTCATCCAGAAATCCAGAGCTCATTGACTGATTCAAATCTCCTGGGGGCTCAcctgctgggaaagaatgaagactCTTGCAGGAACTTCAAATACCATCGAGGCTCTGGGAAAGCAAAAAGTCATCCCTGGACCAATAGGGGTAGGGCCTCACCTGGGAGCTGGTTAGAAAGTGGAGTCTCAGGGCTCACCGCAGACCTTCTGAATCAAAACCTGCATCTTAACAAGACCCTCGGGGATTCATGGACACATCCTAGAAAGGGAAAAACTTCATTCTACTCTCCTCGACTCTGTGGCTGGACCTAAGAGTTTAAACTGTTGTAGGACAGGTAAATAGGAAAAAAGCATACACATTTAATTCATAAGATTTACGGAAGGATAAGAAAATAAGATGAGACTTGGACATGGGTAGCACAGACAAGTCGGTCCCACGAGCCCACTTAGGGAGAGTGGGAGACGGCCTAGGGCAGGGCAGTGGGTACCAGTGCAAgtgaggaaattccctggtggtccagtggctaagactccatgctcctaatgcaagaggcccaggtttgagccctgctcagggaactgagCTCACATAAATCGCATAGATCTCAACTAAAaaagattcctcatgccacagctaagacccagtgcagccaaataaattttaaaaaaattttaattgaaactataaagttaatttttttccaaaaaagtgGATGAGGCAAGTACAGAAAGCCCGTGAAGGTGAGAAGAGTCAGAGCATGTGGGGTGCTGGCAGGCAAAAACTTGAAATCTTTTTTAAAGGATGTGTGGAATTGGTGGCTTAGAAAAGCTGGGTGATGAAAGCAGAGCCCAGGGCACCCAGGAAGCCTGTGGGCTGCACAGCTTGGTGCTGCCATTTCCTAGCTATGCATGTGCTTGAATAAGGTCCTAACCTTGAGGAACCTCCATTTTCTTGACTACAAAAGAGGTTACAGACAGCCTAGTGGCAATtactggcagtctagtggttaagaccccatgtTTCCAAGGCAGGATCAATGAGTTAAttgctggttggggaactaagatcccatatgccacgtggtgtggcaaaaataaaatgaaaaatgcagacttagagaacaaacttagggTTGCCAGTGcggaaggatgggaggaaagggtagttaaggagtttgggatcaacatgtaaACCCCACTGTATTTAAAACGGAggaccaacaaggtcctactgtacacaggggactctgctcaatgttatctggcagcctggatgggaggggagtatGAGGAAGAACGGGtacatgtatatggatggctgagtcccttgcctgtccacctgaagctatcacaacctTGTTAactggctatcagttcagttcagtcgctcagtcatgcccgactctttgcgaccccatgaattgcagcacgccaggcctccctgtccatcaccaactcccagagtttacccaaactcatgtccatagagttggtgatgccatctagccatctcatcctcccttctcctcctgcccctaatcccttccagcatcagggtcttttccatgagtcaactcttcgcatgaggtggccaaagtattggagtttcagctttagcatcagtccttccaatgaacacccaggactgacctcctttaggatcgactggttggatctccttgcagtccaagggactctcaagagtcttctccaacagcacaggtcaagagcatcatttcttccatgctcagctttctttaaagtccaactctcacatccatacatgaccactggaaaaaccatagccttgactaggcggacgtttgttggcaaagtaatctctctgcttttcaatatgctgtctaggttggtcataacttttcttccaaagagtaagtgtcttttaatttcatggctgcaatcaccatctgcagtgattttggagccccaaaagataaagtctgacactgtttccactgtttccccatctatttcccatgaagtgatgggaccagatgccatgatcttcgttttctgaatgttgacctttaagccaactttttcactctcctctttccctttcatcaagaggcttttcagttcctcttgactttctgccataagggtggtgtcatctgcatatctgaggttattgatatttctcctggcaatcttgattccagcttgtgcttcttccagtccagtgtttctcatgatgtactctgcatagaagttaaataagcagggtgacaatatatagccttgatgtactccttttcctatttgaaaccagtctgttgttccatgtccagttctgttgcttcctgacatgcatatacttgaatataaaataaaaaggttttcaaaaccaaatacaaaataaataataaaagggaTTAATGAAAACTTTGTGGCTGAGTTGTGGCAAGGTTTAAATACAATGTGTGCACAGGGTCTGCAAATGGTAGGACCCCTAAGTGGCAGTCACTATCAGCTGACCTGAGAGGATTTTCGTGGACAATGCCCTTCACTCATACACTTGTGCTGTGACCTACCAGATGCTTCACTGATCAGACACTGCATTTCCCCATCAGACCATCTGGAATGTCCATAGCAAAGATATTTGGAACACTTTCCAGATTGCATACTTTTATGtagttttattactattttttaaatcaccTAAAATTGTCTGACAGTCCCAAGTCATTTCAGGGACACGGTGTGAAATAcgtgtgtataatttttttttcaagactattttttgtttatttaactcTGCCATATTTACTTTTACATAAATGTTCTTTTACatattgtgtgtatataatttAGATTCGAGGTCCCAGTTCTGGTCACAGCCATTCGTCAGCATCAGCATGGAAGGGTCACCACACCTTAGGAAGATCAACATGTATAATTTGCTCACCCATGAGACCTACAGTCAGGTAAGTGTCAGTGTGTAAGCTAATCATATTAGGGTTGTCTCATTTGTGTATCTCCATCCTAGCAGGGGTGTAAACAGCAGCACCTCTTGGGAAATCCACCTCGTGGTGGGGGAAGGGTGCCCCCCACCAGAGCGTGATCCCTTGGGTCCACAGCTTGAGGGCAGTCTCTGTATTTGCTGGGTTGTATGCTGTCCCTCTGCTATCTAGAGGTGGGAAGTTCAAGTCCATAGCCAGACATTCTGACCCTCATTCTGTTGAAAGCCTTGGATAAGATCCAAAGCACATGACAGCCCAGGGGTCACTGGGGAGAGAGAACTCCTCCTCAGATCACAACAGGGACCCACAGGGAGACTGAGGTCTGTGGTTTCCACTCACTTTCTAAAAAGGCACGCATGGGTCAGAATGTATACTAAGGAAGAGGTTATTCTGGATAGATTAGTAGGATGCATAACGTTACGCGGGATACATCTTTGTTACGGTGAATACAGTAAATACAAGTAATCTAAGCAGGCTGCACATGGCTGTTTCTGCGTTTTGGCCTCATGTTATGTCAGAGTCAGTGGAACTTCTGCAATGGAATCGTTGTAGATTTCAGACCCCTAGAGACTCTTCCTGATCACGTGGGACGCTGGCTCAGACTTCTGTCGTTTGtccccaagttcatgtcctttaAACTCTTGCTTCCCATTTTACTCAGCTACACGTGGGAATAATGATGCCTTTGAAGATAACAGTAACTAACTGTGGGGATGATTAAGGGGATTAAATTAAATGTGATACTGTTTGTAAAATCACCCAGCACAGTGCACCGTAGGCATGTTATAGACGTTAATAAAATCAACTTCAAAATGAGaggcttttaaaatctttttgagggacttccctggtggtccaggtgttaagaatctgccttgcaatgcaggggacatggcttgatccttggtctgggagctgagatcccatatgctgaggAGCGACTAAGCCTGTAGGCCAGAACAATGAGCCCCTGCACCACAGTAGAGAGTCTGTGGGCCCCACGAAAGAGCCTGCATGCTGAAacaaaggtcccacatgccgcaactaaggctggacacagccaaacaaatacttatttttttcaaaaaagcataaaacattttgaaacctTGGAAGAACTACAGATTTTTCTAAGTGAATCAAAAGTATATCTTGCGCATCTTTTATTTCCAGAACACTTCCGTCTTTCTCCATAGTTTTTTGGCAGTGGTTTGCAAGGCATTCTGTAAATACTTAGCATGAAGatgcagacacacatatacacaagctTGACAAATGTTATATTTAACGTCTGGGATGGCACCTCTTTCCTACCTTCATTACTGGGGAAATGTTTCTGGTGCTCTGTTAAAGAGATGTTTAAAAACCCCTGGGCACCAGGGAGATACTGTTCCCTTATAAGCCTCAATGCCCTGTTTCTTAGAGTTCTTCCCGCTCTCACCCTCCCGCAGCCTCAAAGGATATTGCCAATGGCAGGAGGCCATCAGACTCTCCCTGCTATCTGATGTTCAGCCAAGAACGACTGTGCTTGATTTCAGCCACTCCTGAGTGCCTGCAGTTGTGACATATCCTTGGGATGACTAATAAAGAAGTGGCTAGAGGTCTTTCAGAGTAAATCCCTTGCCATCCTGCAGAAACTATTAAAGACTGACCTAATTAATGAGCCCATAGATTTGTGAGCCACCTCATTTTCAGAGAACAGGCTTTAAAATTCCCTTTCTTGGCTATTTCCCTGGAACAAACATTCAGCGAATGGCAAGAAAGGGCAATTTAAGGCCCCGCTTTGATTACCTGCTGAAAACACCATGAGCTCATCTCTCCCTGCCTTTGGGCAGCACATTCCTGCTGTAATAGCATTCCTTTTTGTTAAAAGTTTATCTCTTGTTCAAGGGGCCGGTGGTTGGGCAAGCTGTTTTGCTCTCTGCAAACCTGCAAGAGGTAAATCAGAATCTCCATCAGATATTAAGAATAGAGACCCAGTTTTTCAATTCCCAGCTGTGAAGTCTTAAAACCCTTTCCCCACCAGTCCTAGGAatggttttctttctgacttgctatGTGAAATGGCAAAGTGAAACAGAGTAACTGATGTGATTGTCAGGATAATCAAGCCTCCAGTCAGCGTCTACCAGAAAATCCAGATTATTAGggtccccacctccttccctgcccTGATGGTTTTGGTAAAGACACAGTTTGTGCAAAAAATACTTGAGTCACAGTTGACTTCGTTCAATGTTCACAGTGTGGTTAAATTCAGCAGTGGTTTTTGCACAGTCAAGTTTTAGAAAATCCTAGCAtatttcaggagaaggcaatggcaacccactccagtactcttgcctggaaaatcccatggacagaggagcctggtgggctgcagtctatgaggttgcgaagagtcggacatgactgagcgacttccctttcagttttcactttcatgcactggagaaggaaatggcaacccactccagtgttcttgcctggagaatcccaaggatggcggagcctggtgggctgctgtctatggggtcgaacagagttggatacgactgaagtgacagcagcagcagcagcatatttcatATGCTTAGAAAAGAGGTAAATTGAAGGTGCCAGCACTCTTAGCATCATGGGCTCCTGACCCTTGATAAGTGTGGGCATTTATTACTTCTCAAGTTTATTGGCCTATGCCCCCAATTCCATACAGGGAAATAGGAAGCTTCATTCATGTCACATGTAAACACATCTCTGGAGGGAGTGGGTATTTTAGCTCCGTATGGGGAGAAGACATAGGAGCAAGcactaggaggaaaaaaaaaatctcatttcttcGACAAGCAGCCTTATATATCTGAATGCTGGTGGGGGGtggcaaagagaaagggaaatcaCACAAACTAATACTATTCCATGTTGTACCCTTGAAATACAATTTTTATGACTTAAAGGCCTTTCCACGGTATGGTGTCTTCTCAGATGTATCACCTACAAAAACCACAGTGTAGCAGTAATTTAATCAGGAAAATGATCTATAGATCCACACACTTTATATAACCTACCCTCTAACCCATTATTAACAAAGACAGGGAACACTCCCCAAAccatgatttaaatatttttctaaatggaaATGACTTTTCTGTCACCTGTGAGCAattgttttaatcatttttctcAAGAGTAAGCTACACTTAAGTCAGTATGTTAGGGAGATAAAAAATGAGCTTGAGCTGTTaaatctctccctccttctcccctcgCCCATCTCATCTTaccttccctcttccttttccctATTTGCTGCAGCACGTGAGTTTATTCTGGCCAAATGAACCAGTTGAGATGGGAATGTTAATTTGTTTGAGCCATCCTATGtcaagctgggggaaaaaaatcatggaCTTCCCTCGCAGTTTAGTGGTTAAAATTCCACGCTTCCAGTGCCAGGgatatgggttcaacccctggtaagggaactaagatcccacatgccctgtggtTCGGCCAATaaactgaatgaaataaaatcactttttaaaacaatcCCATGCCAGCTCTCAGATTTCCACAAAGCTAAGGCAGAAACCTGAATCATGGTCCCTGGACCCGCAGCCACTCAGCCATCATTAATATTCTCCTGCTATTTCTCCTCCCTCTCGTCCCTCTTGCCTCCAAAATGATTTAAGGATTGTATACTCTGCTTCTGGATCTTTCCCTGAGCCGGAAGTCACTAGTAGCAATGCCAGCACAAACAGATCATCAGACCAAAGCCTGAGCCTTGACTCCCAACGACTACAAGAGACACACTGGTTCCCAGAACCAGCCTCAGCCGGGCTCAGGGGACAGCAGACACAGGGTCGGTCACCCAGATAGGCTGGCAATGCTGGTCTTCCTGCACAAAAAGGCAGGGAGGGCATGCGGGGAGCACCCTGGGTACTCGAGCTTCCAAACCCCACTGTTACCTGAAGCAGACAGACAGATGATCGTGGGGGAAAGGAACCAACTATTTTGCATATCAACTGTAAACCAGTATCTTAGAGGAGGTTCCCCAGAAGCTGACCCTGAGATGAGGGTTCATGGACAGTGATTGAAGGAAGAATGACTCCCAGGAGAAGCAAGTGAGGGAGACAGGGGCAGCCGGACAGGGCAGGAGTTCAACAAGCAGCAAACCGGGCAACGCCTTGTAGCCCTGGCT
This portion of the Ovis canadensis isolate MfBH-ARS-UI-01 breed Bighorn chromosome 13, ARS-UI_OviCan_v2, whole genome shotgun sequence genome encodes:
- the OTOR gene encoding otoraplin; this translates as MARLLFLFLPGLVAICAVHGIFMDRLASKKLCADDECVYTISLARAQEDYNAPDCRFINVKKGQRIYVYSKLVKENEAGEFWAGSVYANQSEDEMGTVGYFPSNLVQEQHVYQEATKEVPTTDIDFFCE